In the Tetrapisispora phaffii CBS 4417 chromosome 7, complete genome genome, one interval contains:
- the TPHA0G02745 gene encoding uncharacterized protein (similar to Saccharomyces cerevisiae YLR031W and YMR124W; ancestral locus Anc_2.414), translated as MNQHSNTYNLRSHLLSNDIGDIDITKETPINNNSQNRIASPNVSPEFQQHQQFQQQQFQQQQQFSPRRMQQHQYHQQQFFPQQYHQQQQQQFSPQRTYSPQRQMRKLPSKDVNNYNEYENKQKQKSHSINQNTLTKIFKGKKSFGKSKSSGGFDDDNDDDIEINATSDAELSFTDIGSTVFNNKFNHSTDSTPMIPTLITGKHHENMSNTEYRKYQTAQKKTALNAINRQQQQQQQQQPRTMSLQNAGNMNNNQVYKAQSMLNSNINQRRLQADFNAGNKNITPTQQGQPNLNPRAMSLTNNRNQFQQQQFLMNERMSPQMLPNQQQNLNSNDFMTSQNNYRENSNASFISTSTSHQNLKDTRGISGGLQVLHLSKKQQEDDLLQKQRDLEERERKLLELELEEKEKMLLQKERELNELKLSNEKLNSKSNEVRLDSVNEKVIESPALETYKENVINNETSITQAQPPVEAPKSESVMNGDGASSMQSSLEFSNSKKSLFSKSKNSLSRISSSDQKRSSVYCSNIEGFTEGKLADEVTQSKDSYDTSQEQNFYDKKDIVSNEFDFDNTIAKKYEPVFTTSDNTVSVNPFKTITITNEQLQILNEGKEMIKDLKLLSGELAESIERENNLEQRLADIELNKPTRDKKPLAISDFQIELRKKSEKIVELIQMLTEERMKRHIAEEQVLLRENGVQPSTLELVAEIERLKNKISTLENAA; from the coding sequence ATGAATCAACATTCTAATACATACAATTTAAGGTCACATTTACTGAGTAATGACATTGGTGATATAGATATCACTAAAGAGACGCccattaataataactcGCAGAATCGCATAGCGTCTCCAAATGTGTCTCCTGAGTTTCAACAGCATCAACAATTTCAGCAGCAACAATTtcagcaacagcaacagtTTTCACCTCGACGTATGCAACAGCATCAATATCACCAACAGCAGTTCTTTCCTCAACAGTATCAccaacagcaacagcaacagtTCTCTCCTCAGCGTACCTACTCCCCTCAGCGTCAGATGCGTAAATTACCAAGCAAAGATGTGAACAATTACAATGAATACGAGaataaacaaaaacaaaagtCTCATAGTATTAATCAAAACACATTGACAAAAATTTTTAAGGGCAAGAAAAGTTTTGGTAAGAGCAAATCAAGTGGAGGATTTGATGATGACAATGACgatgatattgaaatcaaTGCAACTTCAGACGCAGAGTTGAGTTTTACTGATATTGGCTCAACCGTTTTTAACAATAAGTTCAACCACAGTACGGACTCGACACCAATGATTCCAACACTGATAACAGGAAAACATCATGAAAATATGAGTAATACAGAGTACAGAAAATATCAGACTGCGCAAAAGAAAACTGCCCTAAATGCAATAAACAGGcagcaacagcagcagcaacagcagcaaCCAAGGACAATGTCATTACAAAATGCAGGAAAcatgaataataatcaagTCTATAAAGCACAATCAATGTTAAATAGTAATATAAATCAAAGGAGACTTCAAGCAGACTTCAATGCAGGTAACAAAAACATCACCCCAACTCAGCAGGGTCAACCTAATTTAAACCCACGGGCTATGTCTTTAACCAATAATCGTAATCAATTTCAGCAACAACAATTCTTAATGAATGAGAGAATGAGTCCTCAAATGTTACCAAACCAACAACAAAACTTGAATTCTAATGACTTCATGACATcacaaaataattatcGAGAAAATAGCAATGCCTCATTCATTTCTACTTCTACTTCTCATCAAAATCTTAAAGATACACGAGGAATCTCTGGAGGGTTGCAAGTTCTTCATTTATCGAAGAAACAACAGGAAGATGATCTATTACAAAAACAAAGAGATTTGGAAGAAAGAGAGAGGAAATTATTGGAACTAGAGTTAgaggaaaaagaaaaaatgcTACTACagaaagaaagagaattaaatgaattaaaattatcaaatgaaaaattgaattcaaaaagtAACGAGGTAAGGTTAGATAGTGTTAATGAGAAAGTAATAGAGAGTCCCGCGCTTGAAAcatataaagaaaatgttataaataatgaaaccTCGATCACACAAGCTCAACCACCAGTAGAAGCACCAAAATCTGAGTCCGTTATGAATGGTGATGGTGCCTCTTCAATGCAAAGCAGTTTAGAGTTTTCAAATAGTAAGAAATCACTATTCAGTAAAAGCAAGAATTCATTAAGCAGAATATCTAGTTCGGATCAAAAAAGGAGTTCCGTATATTGTAGCAATATTGAAGGATTCACCGAAGGAAAATTAGCAGATGAGGTAACTCAGTCCAAGGATTCGTATGACACAAGTCAGGAGCAAAACTTTTATGATAAAAAGGATATAGTTagtaatgaatttgattttgataataCGATAGCCAAAAAGTATGAACCAGTTTTTACAACTTCTGATAATACAGTTTCGGTAAATCcttttaaaacaattacTATAACTAATGAACAATTGCAAATATTGAACGAAGGCAAAGAAATGATAAAGGATTTAAAACTTTTATCCGGAGAATTAGCTGAGTCTATTGAACGAGAAAACAATTTAGAACAGAGATTGGCAGATATTGAACTGAATAAACCAACTCGAGATAAAAAACCATTAGCGATTAGCGATTTCCAAATTGAATTACGCAAAAAATCAGAAAAAATAGttgaattaattcaaatgcTAACTGAAGAAAGAATGAAAAGACACATTGCAGAAGAGCAGGTTTTATTACGTGAAAATGGTGTTCAGCCTAGTACTCTCGAATTAGTAGCTGAAATAGAGAGATTGAAGAATAAAATTAGTACTCTTGAAAATGCAGCTTAA
- the TPHA0G02740 gene encoding uncharacterized protein (similar to Saccharomyces cerevisiae STO1 (YMR125W); ancestral locus Anc_2.413) — translation MPDICTIGESVNIFEDDIHFISEAIVHELDHSSYFNDALMDTLKAIVFEQPHKQHAIALIILVVNKKNPNAGKTIFNHCLNEFQRWLREVVNPNFKYVSNETGAWNRIKLLLRFTSLLSPMINTDELISIFKTFFEIVIDINKEFPEQRNPLAEMIYTNTLMNIPYLFFFDRINPELNLKVDQLLNYVENNYKPNSIQLELTNEFTNDVHGRRLEYSQVILPNVKAILSNDKKLLFNFFPNYMNLLPTQPNRIKFMNPIKFPLYSDLISYNKLDTYLGSVTSTWYTPKYNFQILMQDNICDFETVMPFDSYQGFLLKDIITDIVESMEFNMKEVARQVFTLDMFFNRRIFAPPGISIPELEKLKANDNSISTYKLEDIAIETILSLMFNLPTVTQSFCYYFNLLVNICNESSRSIAPIFGRAFRFLFRNLISLDFELILRYLDWFSFQISNFKFSWKWSEWEDEFNKIKNTPYHPKNIFIRNLIKKELRLTSNKIDIEESLTAPFKECMYDGFFSNDILTNFYNLLFEGFGVTYDMISMSNMIFNHEDMPMNDIVSGIIDYFHEDIKTKNVSSLETLLETLRKDHMSIIKDYDEFVTILLTHCLLYSGRRSLSHTNKYISDFYDDFTHIFNTRNTDKSKTEFWIIKSTLMFWNSNSQTAFLTLDGFRQYGLVSSNALIRFCLKDEDGKIPAIIDSTATEATLRVLHQDVSHTEDIFDELLGIFDELCKIIKNSFDKKGDIHGLKDTGLMTLDENIENMYWKYSMSLRFLKTILRMFTEEYKLVEDSLLIILDNTIAEPVIKAIINKYITELTIL, via the coding sequence ATGCCCGATATATGTACTATTGGAGAATCTGTTAACatttttgaagatgatatCCATTTTATTAGTGAAGCCATTGTTCATGAATTAGATCATAGTTCTTATTTTAACGATGCTCTTATGGACACTTTAAAAGCAATTGTCTTTGAGCAACCACACAAACAACATGCAATTGCTTTAATTATACTAGTTGTCAATAAGAAAAATCCCAACGCTGGTAAAACTATTTTCAATCATTGTTTGAATGAATTTCAAAGATGGTTAAGAGAAGTTGTGAatccaaattttaaatacGTTTCAAATGAGACGGGCGCTTGGAAtagaataaaattgttaCTAAGGTTCACTTCTCTATTATCACCAATGATTAATACAGATGAACtcatttcaatatttaaaacatttttcGAAATTGTTATTGACATTAACAAGGAATTTCCTGAGCAAAGAAACCCATTAGCTGAAATGATTTATACTAATacattaatgaatattccatatttatttttctttgatagGATTAATCCTGAATTAAACTTAAAAGTCGATCAACTTTTGAACTatgttgaaaataattacaaACCAAATTCTATTCAATTGGAGTTGACAAATGAATTTACTAATGATGTTCATGGTAGAAGATTAGAATATTCCCAAGTTATTTTACCAAATGTGAAAGCAATTTTATCGAATGACAAAAAGTTActgtttaatttttttccaaaCTATATGAACCTATTACCAACTCAACCCAATAGGATTAAATTTATGAACCCAATTAAATTTCCATTGTATTCAGATTTAATAAGCTATAACAAACTTGATACTTATTTGGGTTCAGTTACAAGTACATGGTATACTCCGAAATATAACttccaaattttaatgCAAGATAATATATGTGATTTTGAAACAGTGATGCCCTTCGATTCTTACCAAGGctttttattaaaagatatcATAACAGATATAGTAGAATCTATGGAGTTTAATATGAAAGAAGTTGCAAGACAAGTTTTTACCTTAGatatgttttttaatagACGTATTTTTGCTCCACCTGGAATATCTATTccagaattagaaaaattgaaggCAAATGATAACAGCATATCCACTTATAAGCTGGAAGATATTGCTATTGAAACTATCCTTTCCTTAATGTTTAATCTTCCAACGGTCACTCAATCTTTCTgctattattttaatttactAGTCAATATTTGTAACGAATCTTCTAGATCTATAGCTCCGATATTTGGAAGGGCATTTAGATTTCTATTTAGAAATCTAATTTCATTGGACTTTGAACTAATTTTGAGATATTTAGATTGGTTTTCGTTCCAAATTAGTAACTTTAAATTTAGTTGGAAATGGTCTGAATGGGaagatgaatttaataaaataaagaacACTCCGTATCACCCaaaaaatatcttcataagaaatttaattaaaaaagaattaaggTTAACTTCTAAcaaaattgatattgaGGAATCCCTTACGGCTCCGTTTAAAGAGTGCATGTATGATGGGTTTTTTTCCAATGATATTTTGACAAATTTTTATAACTTGTTGTTCGAAGGATTTGGAGTAACTTATGATATGATTTCAATGAGCAATATGATATTTAATCATGAAGATATGCCCATGAATGATATTGTGAGCGGcataattgattattttcatGAAGATATTAAGACTAAAAACGTCAGTAGTTTAGAAACACTTCTTGAGACGTTGAGGAAAGATCATATGTCAATTATAAAAGATTATGATGAGTTTGTTACCATTCTCTTAACTCACTGTTTGCTTTATTCGGGAAGAAGATCATTATCTCATACTAATAAATACATCTCAGATTTTTACGATGATTTCActcatatttttaatactaGAAACACTGATAAAAGCAAGACTGAATTTTGGATCATAAAAAGTACGTTAATGTTTTGGAATTCCAATTCGCAAACTGCTTTTTTAACACTAGATGGCTTCAGGCAGTATGGTTTAGTTTCATCTAATGCTCTAATAAGGTTTTGCttaaaagatgaagatggCAAAATACCAGCTATTATTGATAGCACTGCAACAGAAGCAACGTTGAGAGTTTTACATCAAGATGTTTCCCATACTgaagatatatttgatgaattacTTGGTATATTTGATGAGTTGtgtaaaataataaaaaattcatttgataaaaaagGAGATATCCATGGTTTGAAAGATACTGGACTCATGACActtgatgaaaatattgaaaatatgtATTGGAAATATTCAATGTCACTCCGATTCttgaaaacaattttaaGAATGTTTACTgaagaatataaattagTTGAAGATTCTTTACTAATAATTCTAGATAACACTATAGCAGAACCCGTTATTAAAGctataataaataaatatattacagAATTAACTATTTTATGA
- the ADE17 gene encoding bifunctional phosphoribosylaminoimidazolecarboxamide formyltransferase/IMP cyclohydrolase ADE17 (similar to Saccharomyces cerevisiae ADE16 (YLR028C) and ADE17 (YMR120C); ancestral locus Anc_2.418), whose product MLDPRKTAILSVYDKTGLLDLAKGLVANNVRILASGGTANLIREAGFPVEDVSAVTHAPEMLGGRVKTLHPAVHGGILARNLESDEDDLKKQNIEKIDFVVCNLYPFKETVGKIGVTIAEAVEEIDIGGVTLLRAAAKNHSRVTILSDPNDYALFLKDLSEDGQISQDLRNTLALKAFEHTADYDAAISDFFRKQYAEGTSQLPLRYGANPHQKPAQAFVTEGKLPFRVLCGNPGYINLLDALNSWPLVKELSASLNLPAAASFKHVSPAGVAVGLPLSDVEKQIYFVNNIENLSPLACAYARARGADRMSSFGDWIALSNIVDVATAKIISTEVSDGVIAPGYEPEALEILKKKKGGKYCVLQIDPNYEADLMETRSVYGVNLQQKRNDAIINKSSFKEIVSANRELTDQGVIDLTVATISLKYTQSNSVCYAKNGMVIGLGAGQQSRIHCTRLAGDKADNWWLRHHPRVLAFEWAKGVKKPEKSNAIDLFVTGQIPTDEPEKSEYESKFVTIPTPLTSEERKEWISKLNDVALSSDAFFPFPDNVYRAVRSGVKFIAAPAGSVMDKEVFKASDSFNLVYVENSIRLFHH is encoded by the coding sequence ATGTTAGATCCTCGTAAGACTGCTATTTTATCGGTTTACGACAAGACTGGTTTGTTAGATTTAGCCAAGGGATTGGTTGCCAATAATGTTAGAATCCTGGCTTCAGGTGGTACTGCAAATTTAATTCGTGAAGCTGGGTTCCCTGTCGAAGATGTTTCTGCAGTTACGCATGCCCCAGAAATGCTAGGAGGTAGGGTTAAAACTTTGCATCCTGCTGTTCATGGTGGTATCTTAGCAAGAAACTTGGAGagtgatgaagatgatttgAAGAAGCAAAACATTGAGAAAATTGACTTTGTTGTTTGTAATTTGTATCCTTTTAAGGAGACTGTAGGTAAAATCGGTGTAACAATCGCTGAAGCTGTCGAGGAGATTGACATTGGTGGTGTTACTCTATTACGTGCTGCGGCTAAGAACCATTCAAGAGTCACTATTTTATCAGATCCAAATGATTACGCTTTATTCTTGAAAGATTTGTCAGAAGATGGCCAAATTTCTCAAGATCTAAGAAATACCTTGGCTTTAAAAGCTTTTGAACACACTGCTGACTATGATGCTGCTATTTCAGATTTTTTCAGAAAACAATATGCTGAAGGGACGTCACAGTTACCACTACGTTATGGTGCCAACCCACATCAAAAACCTGCCCAAGCGTTTGTCACTGAAGGTAAGTTACCTTTCAGGGTTCTATGTGGTAACCCAGGTTATatcaatttattagatgCTTTAAATTCATGGCCACTGGTCAAAGAATTATCTGCTTCTTTAAACTTACCAGCAGCTGCATCATTTAAACATGTCTCCCCAGCCGGTGTAGCTGTTGGCTTACCATTATCTGACGTTGAAAagcaaatttattttgttaacaACATCGAAAATTTGTCTCCACTAGCTTGTGCTTATGCAAGAGCTCGTGGTGCTGATAGAATGTCATCTTTCGGTGACTGGATTGCTCTTTCAAACATCGTTGATGTGGCCACtgcaaaaattatttctacTGAAGTGTCAGATGGTGTTATTGCTCCTGGTTATGAGCCAGAAGCTTTGGAAATCctgaagaaaaagaaaggtGGTAAGTACTGTGTACTCCAAATCGATCCAAACTATGAAGCTGACTTAATGGAAACTAGATCTGTTTATGGTGTCAATTTacaacaaaaaagaaatgatGCCATTATAAATAAGTCGTCCTTTAAGGAAATTGTTTCGGCAAATAGAGAATTAACTGACCAAGGTGTCATTGATTTAACAGTTGCTACTATTTCCTTGAAGTATACACAATCTAACTCTGTATGTTACGCTAAAAATGGCATGGTTATTGGTTTGGGTGCTGGACAACAATCAAGAATACATTGCACAAGATTAGCTGGTGACAAAGCTGATAACTGGTGGTTGAGACATCACCCAAGAGTTCTAGCCTTTGAATGGGCTAAAGGTGTGAAAAAACcagaaaaatcaaatgcTATCGATTTATTCGTTACAGGTCAAATTCCAACTGACGAACCAGAAAAATCAGAATATGAATCTAAATTTGTTACGATACCAACTCCATTAACCTcagaagaaagaaaagaatggATTTCCAAACTAAATGACGTTGCATTATCGTCTGACGCCTTCTTCCCATTCCCTGATAACGTATACAGGGCTGTCAGATCTGGTGTCAAATTTATTGCTGCACCAGCAGGATCTGTAATGGATAAAGAAGTATTTAAGGCATCTGACTCCTTCAATTTAGTATATGTTGAAAACTCTATTCGTTTATTCCACCATTAG
- the ASI1 gene encoding putative ubiquitin-protein ligase ASI1 (similar to Saccharomyces cerevisiae ASI1 (YMR119W) and ASI3 (YNL008C); ancestral locus Anc_2.419), translating into MSNSSDILDTLTYLNRSNQYLVAGNDTWTNLINLPYRIGLSFSDATKLQYHQSIGQTTPDDDPSFYQNYSLFIDIIGYFFSSYAILCFVTAILLNRLIQMSSLTNSTILNNANNANNRVGQWRKLPLWSTFLMHLSALIPSVFIILQGLVEVDIIPINDSSYMEKIGLEPFLVRLFSLFSWSHCIETFITITSNSKPMEESDYTIFELSIQFYIMSRHYSHFSNLTPINDNTFSTESILRLHTISDCLMAMVGRIIIHVVEMFNIKHYRLLASTVVNVIFLTYLFCSMMTGDIIYFPLTTYFRHFPKIFSILIVAISVLCYLLSCLVRKDFFGNSSRDTKELQYYSFMNNWWSHLHCTGEQEFSVVINKFALLLCKDVDSINFGIQKEFPSLNVPSRIHHSFIISGYNNKLQKIASLNQVVSGSRNNNISNASIDEGFNTLDNYGKPDHKSSIKEKFSVIVALFPGFISLIWHFTKIFKHTHIEVIEHDPRPGKKLNFHDYVTNKNYASFLSAIRPSDTKTSDLNREFQDEENIGDVLLLPSEDLSEDYIPAAGANEDEESDVDYSSSDDYYMGYEGLQEHDSDNLETIDELEDYTDDADKSSVKDELVEIILSKEPINTKEGKSWMLSMWNLFQYQMRVNKRLTRSEYSKLNPENVLQDINFKNSLDSRKSSITPNTNENDNDSIEVLCVVCKTNDRNIVVWPCRCFALCEDCRISLGLRGFNTCICCRSEVHGYSKLNRT; encoded by the coding sequence ATGTCTAATTCTTCCGATATTCTCGATACACTGACGTATTTGAATAGATCAAATCAATATCTCGTTGCAGGAAACGATACATGGACAAATCTGATTAATTTACCTTATAGGATTGGTTTGTCATTCTCTGATGCTACCAAGTTACAATACCATCAATCAATTGGACAGACAACTCCAGACGATGATCCGAGTTtctatcaaaattattcGTTGtttattgatataataggttatttttttagttCCTATGCTATACTATGTTTTGTCACCGCAATACTGCTGAATAGACTGATTCAAATGTCTTCTTTGACTAATAGTACAATTTTAAACAATGCTAATAATGCTAATAATAGGGTAGGTCAATGGAGGAAATTACCATTATGGTCCACCTTTCTTATGCATCTTTCTGCTTTGATTCCTTCCGTGTTTATCATATTGCAAGGTCTTGTTGAGGTGGATATCATCCCAATCAATGATTCCTCGTATATGGAGAAAATTGGTTTAGAACCATTTTTGGTAAGATTGTTTTCTCTGTTTTCATGGTCACATTGCATAGAGACGTTCATTACAATTACATCAAATTCGAAACCAATGGAAGAAAGTGACTATACCATTTTTGAACTGtctattcaattttatataatgagCAGACATTACTCTCACTTTTCAAATCTAACAccaattaatgataatacaTTTTCTACTGAGTCAATCTTAAGATTACATACAATATCAGACTGTTTAATGGCAATGGTGGGAAGAATTATAATACATGTGGTAGAgatgtttaatattaagCACTATAGGTTATTAGCAAGTACAGTTGTTAATGTTATCTTCTTGACGTACTTATTCTGTTCAATGATGACTGGTGATATCATATACTTCCCGCTAACAACATATTTTAGACATTTTCCGAAAATATTCTCTATTCTAATAGTAGCAATATCGGTGCTATGTTACTTATTATCGTGTTTAGTAAGGAAAGatttttttggaaataGTTCAAGAGACACAAAAGAATTACAGTATTATTCTTTCATGAACAACTGGTGgagccatttacattgtacAGGTGAACAAGAGTTTTCAGTTGTGATTAACAAATTTGCATTGTTATTGTGTAAAGACGTTGACTCTATTAATTTCGGTATTCAAAAAGAGTTTCCAAGTTTAAATGTACCATCTAGAATACACCATTCTTTCATTATTAGCggatataataataaactaCAAAAAATTGCCTCTTTGAATCAAGTTGTATCGGGAAGTAGAAATAACAACATATCGAATGCTTCAATTGATGAAGGATTCAATACATTGGATAATTATGGTAAACCCGATCACAAATCAAgtattaaagaaaaattcaGTGTGATAGTTGCTCTCTTTCCTGGGTTTATATCTTTGATATGGCACTTcactaaaatatttaaacacACGCACATTGAAGTAATAGAACATGATCCACGACCTGGtaaaaagttaaattttcaCGATTACGttacaaataaaaactATGCCAGTTTCTTGTCAGCAATACGGCCTTCTGATACCAAAACGTCCGATCTAAACCGTGAATTtcaagatgaagaaaacaTAGGTGATGTCTTGCTTCTACCTTCAGAAGATCTATCAGAAGATTACATCCCTGCGGCAGGCGCCAATGAAGACGAAGAAAGTGATGTAGATTACAGTTCTAGCGATGATTATTATATGGGGTATGAAGGGCTGCAAGAACATGATAGTGATAATCTAGAAACTATTGATGAACTAGAGGATTATACTGACGACGCTGATAAATCTTCTGTGAAGGATGAATTGgtagaaataattttgtcGAAAGAACCAATAAATACGAAGGAAGGTAAGAGCTGGATGTTATCTATGTGGAATTtgtttcaatatcaaatgaGAGTGAATAAAAGACTGACAAGATCAGAATACAGCAAACTCAACCCAGAAAATGTTCTTCAagatattaatttcaaaaattctttgGACTCTAGAAAATCATCAATAACACCCAACACAAACGAAAATGATAACGACAGCATCGAAGTACTATGTGTTGTTTGTAAAACAAACGACAGAAATATAGTGGTTTGGCCTTGTAGATGTTTTGCACTCTGTGAGGACTGCAGAATATCACTTGGCCTAAGAGGTTTCAATACTTGCATCTGCTGCAGAAGTGAAGTCCACGGATACAGCAAGCTCAACAGAACATAA
- the DLT1 gene encoding Dlt1p (similar to Saccharomyces cerevisiae YMR126C; ancestral locus Anc_2.412) encodes MPQNSPIIIWAIRILYSINYILLVGFAAVLPIDCIAQASRSLNNALNTFIVVGALVVFAIVCIVIVAGRSLYFRSCLQDIPRGYIPLSAADLPHSASRKLVIANMTYSKDLGLIFKQPQDPVIHPGIEPPLRCDDPSVEKLFPENLNYELCIKNISDRVKFKGQFLNLNIKRVPAFFTFEDVVKYEFITDSHDPITIEKAQRLISLYETLRYSGRAITREDFQEFMELCFYLMETTLLQDKDNIDISKLHSKISNTFDQLSREDTQSFTSEDKPNETMAQHMTSLKSIISKTATQSSKNNDTVIASKKSKLSLVSASSKNGISDVKSFDSVIRH; translated from the coding sequence ATGCCTCAAAACTCACCCATAATCATTTGGGCAATTAGAATACTATACTCgataaattatatacttcTAGTTGGGTTTGCCGCCGTGCTACCTATTGATTGTATTGCACAGGCATCTAGATCTTTAAACAATGCTTTGAATACTTTTATTGTGGTTGGTGCCTTAGTCGTTTTTGCGATAGTGTGTATTGTGATTGTTGCTGGGCGctcattatattttagaaGTTGTTTACAAGATATTCCAAGAGGTTATATTCCTCTATCTGCTGCTGATCTTCCCCACAGTGCTAGTAGAAAACTCGTCATAGCAAATATGACTTACAGCAAAGATTTAGGGTTAATTTTTAAGCAACCCCAAGATCCAGTAATACATCCAGGTATTGAACCTCCTTTGAGGTGCGACGATCCTTCTGTGGAGAAACTGTTTCCAGAAAATTTAAACTATGAGCTTtgcattaaaaatatatctgaTAGAGTTAAGTTCAAGGGTCAGTTTTTGAATCTCAACATTAAAAGGGTACCTGCATTTTTTACTTTTGAAGATGTTGTAAAATATGAATTCATAACAGATAGCCATGATCCGATAACTATTGAAAAAGCACAGAGATTAATTTCCTTATATGAAACTTTAAGATACTCAGGACGAGCTATAACTAGGGAGGATTTCCAAGAATTTATGGAGTTGTGCTTTTACCTTATGGAAACTACATTGTTACAGGATAAAGACAATATTGACATAAGTAAACTCCATTCCAAAATTTCAAACACATTTGATCAACTTTCAAGAGAAGACACCCAATCATTTACATCAGAAGATAAACCAAATGAAACCATGGCTCAACATATGACTTCATTGAAAAGTATAATATCGAAGACCGCAACACAgtcatcaaaaaataacgATACAGTAATTGCTTCTAAGAAATCTAAGCTATCTTTAGTATCAGCATCATCTAAAAATGGAATATCTGATGTAAAGAGTTTTGACTCAGTTATTCGTCATTAA
- the RPL15B gene encoding 60S ribosomal protein eL15 (similar to Saccharomyces cerevisiae RPL15A (YLR029C) and RPL15B (YMR121C); ancestral locus Anc_2.417), translating into MGAYKYLEELQRKKQSDVLRFLQRIRVWEYRQKNVIHRATRPSRPDKARRLGYKAKQGFVIYRVRVRRGNRKRPVSKGATYGKPTNEGVNELKYQRSLRSTAEERVGRRAANLRVLNSYWVNQDSTYKYFEVILIDPQHKAIRRDARYNWICNPVHKHRESRGLTATGKKSRGLNKGHRYHNTQAGRRKTWKRQNTLSLWRYRK; encoded by the coding sequence ATGGGTGCTTACAAGTATTTAGAAGAATTAcaaagaaagaaacaatCTGATGTTCTAAGATTCCTACAAAGAATCAGAGTTTGGGAATACAGACAAAAGAATGTTATCCACAGAGCCACCAGACCATCTAGACCAGACAAGGCTAGAAGATTAGGTTACAAGGCCAAGCAAGGTTTCGTCATCTACAGAGTCAGAGTCAGAAGAGGTAACAGAAAGAGACCGGTCTCCAAGGGTGCTACTTACGGTAAGCCAACCAACGAAGGTGTTAACGAATTGAAATACCAAAGATCTCTAAGATCCACTGCTGAAGAAAGAGTTGGTCGTCGTGCTGCTAACTTGAGAGTTCTAAACTCTTACTGGGTCAACCAAGATTCTACTTACAAGTACTTTGAAGTCATCTTAATCGACCCACAACACAAGGCCATCAGAAGAGATGCCAGATACAACTGGATCTGTAACCCAGTTCACAAGCACCGTGAATCTAGAGGTTTGACTGCCACTGGTAAGAAATCTAGAGGTCTAAACAAGGGTCACAGATACCACAACACTCAAGCCGGTAGAAGAAAGACCTGGAAGAGACAAAACACTTTATCTCTATGGAGATACAGAAAATAG